One genomic window of Archaeoglobus neptunius includes the following:
- a CDS encoding DISARM anti-phage system protein DrmE domain-containing protein yields MKKGKNVVIASFKPIIRPMPLIGYMASKIFRKDVEIVTYRSSKEHHNAYCLLAEANYVFLSVPPILAKQNEEEGLVYHLQPYMPKVGRSRKLDLLQDATKSLGTSNKVLFSENYLVLSQGEVEINVKNEKVLARLEPRVFLIENGKFYLKHSKYFMKFAENVDGTFLIYIQSSLNDVVLEFAKSLDAEIIYLPQSFLSLTKHHAYDKYKTKISSNKFLFTAGFPFSEDGWFLKDAQALLDMLNFDHEYDYFYPKIEIVGIKGFENLKVHLQNILKQLYGLFQAQVNIKYLIGDVYKTSTKAIRRFLPPDLISKYNPRTGYPEIEYEYYLKQIERALNRISDGRFYAKLHDVRYSFSAICNTLKQVSRPYSKDSFPDSKLMTLLKLLKQREPGKRYYICCTNDPVSTVERIVKNYLGDTNTRNGVIVLNPNSLADLLSKNEIKPNSVLVVSDPTSVFKLLPAPFDKVFVLAYEGVENYEELENWEIKKIYDTKLAIDLIYSLHRQLGIEPPKLFSKLLKELVGKREEEYLKEISRMKKVLPKVRDEHRTPSYYQKSERSVRTCRVLLEPLKGGMCRELEGTLNKRILRIEESTGFEVVTLSELKDEDVVCLIDDDDRKDLVDFLSEFVMEQVDTEFVKYWYTKLVEFLAENQMTYSEFYKIYKSTKKKNVRTFPAVRQWLLGKTLAPDDKDDLKVLGEIMDDDFLLENYARIYEEANKIRKVHRIVGRKIYNIVRGIITSDFSSITSFDDELIASRVRLYRVVSVDTGNSTP; encoded by the coding sequence ATGAAAAAAGGAAAGAACGTTGTAATTGCATCTTTTAAACCGATAATTCGCCCTATGCCACTCATTGGGTACATGGCATCCAAAATATTTCGTAAAGATGTCGAGATCGTCACTTATCGGAGTTCAAAAGAACATCACAACGCTTACTGTTTATTAGCAGAAGCGAACTACGTTTTTCTTTCAGTCCCTCCTATATTGGCTAAACAAAACGAGGAAGAAGGTCTTGTTTACCATTTGCAACCTTACATGCCAAAAGTGGGACGTAGCAGAAAATTGGATTTACTACAGGACGCTACTAAATCCTTAGGCACTTCAAACAAAGTACTGTTCTCAGAAAACTATTTAGTATTGTCGCAAGGAGAAGTTGAGATAAACGTTAAAAACGAAAAAGTGTTAGCAAGGTTAGAACCCAGAGTCTTCTTAATTGAAAATGGAAAGTTTTACTTAAAACATTCAAAATACTTCATGAAGTTTGCCGAAAACGTTGATGGTACCTTCCTGATTTACATACAATCATCACTCAATGATGTTGTTTTAGAGTTTGCCAAAAGCCTCGACGCTGAAATTATTTATTTACCACAGTCTTTTTTGTCACTTACTAAACATCATGCATACGATAAGTACAAAACAAAAATCTCCAGTAACAAATTCTTATTCACTGCTGGATTTCCATTCTCAGAAGATGGATGGTTTTTAAAAGATGCCCAAGCTTTGCTTGATATGTTGAATTTCGACCACGAATATGATTACTTCTACCCCAAGATTGAAATTGTGGGTATAAAAGGGTTCGAAAACTTAAAAGTACACCTTCAAAATATCCTAAAACAACTTTATGGGTTATTTCAGGCTCAGGTAAACATAAAGTATCTTATAGGAGACGTTTACAAAACCTCTACAAAAGCAATAAGGAGATTCCTACCTCCTGACTTAATATCCAAGTACAACCCTCGCACTGGATACCCTGAAATTGAGTACGAATACTACTTAAAACAGATTGAACGTGCCCTTAACCGTATATCAGATGGCCGATTCTATGCTAAACTTCATGATGTTCGTTATAGCTTTTCAGCGATCTGCAACACCCTTAAACAAGTCAGTAGACCCTATAGTAAAGATAGTTTCCCAGATAGTAAATTGATGACTTTGCTAAAACTATTAAAACAAAGGGAGCCTGGAAAAAGATACTATATTTGCTGCACCAATGACCCAGTTAGCACTGTTGAAAGAATAGTCAAAAATTATCTGGGTGATACGAACACCCGCAATGGGGTAATAGTCCTTAATCCAAATAGTCTTGCAGACCTCCTGAGTAAGAATGAAATAAAACCCAATTCGGTTTTAGTAGTCTCAGACCCAACAAGTGTATTTAAGTTACTACCTGCCCCATTTGATAAAGTGTTCGTCTTGGCTTACGAAGGCGTTGAAAATTATGAAGAACTTGAAAACTGGGAAATAAAAAAAATATATGATACAAAGTTGGCTATCGATTTGATTTACAGCTTGCATAGACAGCTCGGAATAGAACCTCCAAAGTTATTCTCGAAACTTCTAAAAGAGTTAGTCGGAAAACGTGAAGAAGAATATCTCAAGGAAATATCAAGAATGAAAAAAGTTCTACCTAAAGTTAGAGATGAACACCGCACTCCGTCTTACTATCAGAAAAGTGAAAGAAGTGTCCGAACTTGCAGAGTATTGTTAGAACCCTTAAAAGGAGGCATGTGTCGTGAATTGGAGGGTACACTCAACAAACGCATCCTGAGAATCGAGGAATCTACAGGTTTCGAAGTTGTTACATTATCAGAACTTAAAGATGAAGACGTGGTTTGTTTAATAGACGATGATGATAGGAAAGACTTGGTTGATTTCCTCTCTGAATTCGTCATGGAACAAGTTGATACCGAGTTTGTGAAATACTGGTATACCAAACTTGTAGAATTCCTTGCTGAGAACCAGATGACCTATTCTGAATTCTACAAAATATACAAGAGCACTAAAAAGAAGAATGTTAGAACATTTCCGGCAGTGAGACAATGGCTGCTGGGTAAAACTCTGGCTCCAGACGATAAAGATGACCTGAAGGTGCTTGGAGAAATTATGGATGATGACTTTCTGCTTGAAAATTACGCGAGGATTTATGAAGAGGCAAACAAAATCAGAAAGGTGCATAGAATCGTTGGCAGGAAAATATACAACATTGTCAGAGGTATTATTACTTCAGACTTTTCAAGTATAACGAGCTTTGATGATGAATTGATAGCTTCCAGAGTTAGATTATACAGAGTAGTCTCAGTCGATACAGGAAATTCTACACCTTAA
- the gyrA gene encoding DNA gyrase subunit A, which yields MELLRDISEELKSSYIDYAMSVIVGRALPDVRDGLKPVQRRILYAMYEMGLLSNRPYRKSARIVGEVLGKYHPHGDTAVYDALVRLAQDFSMRYPLIDGQGNFGSIDGDSPAAMRYTEARLAKIAEEMLADIERNTVDFMPNFDSTLQEPEVLPAKIPNLLINGSSGIAVGMATNIPPHNLSEVCDAVVAFIRNPEISVDGLMRYITAPDFPTGGIIVGREGIAEAYRTGKGKIIVRGRVDVEGNSLIVREVPYMVNKAKLVESIAELAKDRIDEIRTIRDESDREGIRVVIELKSGSNPELVLKKLYAYSNLQTTFGVILLALVDKEPRILNLREIIALYVDHRRNVVRRRVTFDLEKARERLHIVEGLKVVVEDIDNAVGLIRSSPSPSEAKKRLMERYSLSSKQADAVLQMRLQKLTAIEIDALMAEYEELKSKIAEYESILADPKKIDDIIVREVLEIKEKYGDERRTEIAIQQDEIAAEDLIEEEENIVLITSEGFAKRMSLEEFRLQARGGVGVIGTALGREDSISVFRICKSTDHLLLFTNTGRVFWINAYEIPKMDRTSRGTSLRKFIRLENGERVVSAIGVDSFDEKSVAILSSDGYIKRVSVSEFENAKRAGIRASSGDIAFAELVEDESVVIATSNGNVVRLKASAIPEYGRNAKGVIAVRLREGDSVSSMSTSKGEYLLILTEKGYGKRCHIDEFRFIGRGSMGMIGYRVSGKTGKVVFAELCSGGEAFIISPDGYCIRVDISTIPVQGRYSSGVVVARKGVAAVALKKLYKNAF from the coding sequence ATGGAACTGCTCAGGGACATCAGTGAGGAATTGAAAAGTTCGTACATCGATTATGCGATGAGCGTGATAGTTGGCAGAGCCCTTCCTGATGTTAGAGATGGTCTGAAGCCGGTACAGAGGAGAATTCTGTATGCGATGTACGAGATGGGATTGCTGAGTAACAGACCATACAGAAAATCCGCAAGAATAGTAGGAGAGGTTCTGGGTAAGTATCATCCTCATGGTGATACTGCAGTCTATGATGCCCTCGTCAGACTGGCTCAGGATTTCTCAATGCGCTACCCGCTGATTGATGGTCAGGGTAATTTTGGTAGCATAGACGGCGATTCGCCTGCGGCCATGAGGTACACCGAGGCAAGGCTGGCAAAGATTGCCGAGGAGATGCTGGCAGACATTGAAAGGAATACAGTTGACTTCATGCCGAACTTTGACTCCACCCTGCAGGAACCGGAGGTTCTTCCGGCGAAAATTCCCAATCTACTAATAAACGGCTCAAGCGGCATAGCTGTCGGCATGGCTACAAACATACCACCCCACAACCTTTCGGAGGTGTGCGATGCGGTTGTTGCGTTTATCAGAAATCCGGAGATTTCGGTTGACGGGCTGATGAGATACATTACTGCTCCTGACTTTCCGACTGGAGGAATAATCGTGGGCAGAGAGGGCATAGCTGAAGCATACAGAACCGGAAAGGGTAAGATAATCGTGAGAGGCAGGGTTGATGTTGAGGGAAACAGTCTGATCGTCAGAGAAGTGCCTTACATGGTCAACAAGGCAAAGCTTGTGGAGAGCATCGCCGAACTGGCGAAAGACAGAATCGACGAAATACGGACGATCAGGGATGAATCTGACAGAGAGGGTATAAGAGTTGTCATCGAGTTAAAGAGCGGTTCAAACCCGGAGCTTGTTTTGAAGAAACTGTATGCATATTCCAATCTTCAGACAACCTTCGGAGTAATCTTGCTGGCTCTCGTTGATAAGGAGCCAAGAATTCTTAACCTCAGAGAGATCATAGCACTTTACGTTGACCACAGAAGGAACGTCGTCAGAAGGAGAGTTACCTTTGACCTCGAAAAAGCCAGAGAAAGACTGCACATCGTAGAGGGTTTGAAGGTTGTGGTTGAGGACATAGATAATGCTGTAGGTCTTATCAGGTCTTCACCCTCACCGTCTGAAGCCAAGAAGAGGCTGATGGAGAGGTACTCTCTCTCATCGAAGCAGGCTGATGCCGTTTTGCAGATGAGATTGCAGAAGCTCACTGCCATTGAAATCGACGCTTTGATGGCTGAGTATGAGGAGCTGAAGTCGAAGATTGCGGAATATGAGTCGATTCTGGCGGATCCGAAAAAAATTGACGATATAATCGTCAGAGAGGTGCTGGAGATAAAGGAAAAGTACGGGGACGAAAGAAGAACGGAGATAGCCATTCAGCAAGATGAAATTGCAGCGGAGGATTTAATAGAAGAGGAGGAGAACATCGTGCTGATAACCTCGGAGGGATTTGCGAAGAGAATGTCGCTCGAAGAATTTCGGCTGCAGGCGAGAGGGGGCGTGGGGGTAATAGGCACTGCACTGGGCAGAGAAGATAGCATTTCGGTTTTCAGAATTTGCAAATCAACCGATCATCTGCTGCTCTTTACAAACACGGGCAGGGTGTTCTGGATCAATGCTTACGAAATCCCCAAGATGGACAGAACTTCGAGAGGAACGAGTCTGAGAAAGTTCATAAGGCTTGAAAACGGTGAGAGAGTGGTTTCTGCAATAGGGGTGGACAGTTTTGATGAGAAATCTGTAGCGATACTCTCTTCGGACGGGTACATAAAGAGGGTTTCGGTGTCTGAATTTGAGAACGCCAAGAGGGCAGGAATAAGGGCATCAAGCGGTGATATAGCATTTGCCGAGCTTGTAGAGGATGAAAGTGTCGTTATAGCGACATCAAATGGAAATGTTGTAAGGCTAAAAGCCTCGGCGATACCGGAGTACGGAAGAAATGCCAAGGGGGTTATAGCTGTAAGACTTCGTGAAGGTGACAGTGTATCGTCTATGAGCACATCAAAGGGGGAATATCTTCTGATTCTCACCGAGAAAGGCTACGGAAAGAGGTGTCACATCGACGAGTTCAGGTTCATAGGTAGAGGTTCGATGGGCATGATAGGTTACAGGGTTTCGGGCAAAACCGGAAAAGTCGTATTTGCAGAGCTCTGCAGTGGTGGAGAGGCCTTTATAATAAGTCCTGACGGCTACTGTATAAGGGTAGATATATCCACGATTCCGGTCCAGGGCAGGTACTCCTCCGGGGTGGTTGTGGCAAGAAAAGGTGTGGCTGCGGTGGCTCTCAAAAAATTATATAAAAATGCTTTTTAA
- a CDS encoding digeranylgeranylglycerophospholipid reductase, translating to MYDVVVVGAGPAGSMAAKTAAENGLKVLLVEKRQEIGTPVRCAEGISRENVERFFEVDKKWIAAEVTGAKIYAPDKTEVVMSEEMAGNEVGYVLERKIFDRFIAREAAKAGAEVYVKTACTDFERRNGFVRVKLRRMGEEWDVEARILIGADGVESKIGRKAGIIKTLKMNDIESCVQYLMTGLDIDQSYTYFYLGREVAPGGYAWIFPKGNSSANVGIGVLPKMAEKTAREYLDAFIEREGIEGKVVEVVAGAVPVYGEIETAVSDNIMLVGDAAFHADPITGGGIANALAGGYYAGKVAAEAVKKGDFSAGFLRKYDELWKDDFGKKLKRNKKLQLKFLEMDDATINKLAASISGKNLSEMSIRAIVTELIKAHPRLLWDLKSIFI from the coding sequence ATGTACGACGTTGTGGTTGTTGGTGCCGGACCTGCTGGAAGCATGGCCGCAAAGACCGCCGCAGAAAACGGGCTTAAGGTTCTTCTCGTGGAGAAAAGACAGGAGATCGGAACTCCGGTGAGATGTGCCGAGGGGATAAGCAGGGAGAACGTTGAACGATTTTTTGAGGTTGACAAGAAATGGATCGCAGCCGAGGTTACGGGAGCCAAAATTTACGCCCCGGATAAGACCGAGGTCGTGATGTCCGAGGAGATGGCAGGTAACGAGGTTGGATACGTTCTTGAGAGGAAAATATTTGACAGATTCATTGCCAGGGAGGCCGCAAAGGCCGGGGCTGAGGTTTATGTAAAAACAGCCTGCACTGATTTTGAAAGAAGAAACGGGTTTGTAAGGGTAAAGCTGAGAAGAATGGGCGAAGAATGGGATGTGGAAGCAAGGATTTTGATTGGTGCAGATGGTGTGGAGAGCAAGATAGGAAGAAAGGCCGGAATAATCAAAACACTCAAGATGAATGACATCGAAAGCTGTGTCCAGTACCTCATGACAGGTCTGGACATTGACCAGAGCTACACCTACTTCTACCTCGGCCGAGAGGTTGCTCCGGGAGGTTACGCCTGGATATTTCCGAAGGGAAACAGCTCGGCAAATGTGGGGATAGGTGTTTTACCAAAAATGGCAGAAAAAACGGCGAGAGAGTATCTTGATGCATTCATTGAGAGGGAAGGTATCGAGGGCAAGGTTGTTGAGGTTGTTGCCGGTGCTGTTCCCGTATATGGAGAGATTGAAACTGCCGTTAGTGACAATATCATGCTTGTTGGGGATGCTGCCTTCCACGCTGACCCGATAACTGGAGGAGGTATAGCAAATGCCCTGGCAGGCGGTTACTATGCGGGTAAAGTGGCTGCAGAGGCAGTTAAAAAGGGCGATTTCTCTGCTGGATTTCTCAGGAAGTACGATGAACTTTGGAAAGATGATTTCGGAAAGAAGCTGAAAAGAAACAAAAAGCTCCAGCTAAAATTCCTCGAAATGGATGATGCCACCATCAACAAGCTGGCAGCAAGCATATCCGGTAAAAATTTAAGTGAAATGAGTATAAGGGCGATTGTAACCGAGCTGATCAAGGCGCACCCGAGATTGCTCTGGGATTTAAAAAGCATTTTTATATAA
- a CDS encoding DUF362 domain-containing protein, with amino-acid sequence MARKATVNRRKCAYCGACVAVCPVDANELVETYLEIYDDRCNGCGICVRTCPMGALVLVEVN; translated from the coding sequence ATGGCAAGAAAGGCAACTGTTAACAGGAGGAAATGCGCTTACTGTGGTGCCTGCGTTGCTGTTTGCCCTGTTGATGCGAACGAACTTGTCGAGACCTATCTCGAAATTTACGATGACAGGTGTAACGGTTGCGGAATCTGCGTCAGAACCTGCCCAATGGGTGCACTTGTACTGGTGGAGGTGAACTGA
- a CDS encoding 4Fe-4S binding protein, whose product MASDEERGNYLYFVPEKCVGCGMCESVCPKAAIAVYRNGKGFEVEIGNNCAVCGTCSDFCQFGALRFSRNGKEGGLYTEILKEEIGFNKVTVNNDDCILCALCMKNCPRDAIKVVRSVDLKKLRSGEISIEDGCIECRLCVENCPTKAIKIYHGKPVIDEDKCIYCEICSKICPMGVISVRCDSCRIFDQRIYAVSGAVMVDEHSCSTCGMCEEVCPTGAIRVDRIFEGEQRWEKERCYEDCTVCRDICPNNAISYSYEDGKAVIFSDRCNFCGTCERYCPGSAIEIERRLKEEIEVEFRRIREKRKKEIRIGEICIGCGICESICPVSKNGKTIEIVEGKAEGRVSEYCTACGLCVVNCPVETISVRELKEET is encoded by the coding sequence TTGGCAAGCGATGAAGAGAGGGGCAACTATCTGTACTTTGTGCCCGAAAAGTGTGTTGGATGCGGAATGTGCGAGTCTGTCTGCCCCAAAGCAGCCATAGCCGTTTACAGAAACGGAAAGGGTTTCGAGGTCGAAATCGGTAATAATTGCGCAGTTTGTGGTACATGCAGTGACTTCTGCCAGTTTGGGGCTTTGAGATTTTCCAGAAATGGGAAAGAAGGAGGATTATATACTGAAATTTTAAAAGAAGAAATAGGATTTAATAAAGTAACCGTAAATAATGATGATTGTATATTGTGTGCTCTATGCATGAAAAACTGCCCGAGAGATGCGATTAAAGTTGTCAGGTCTGTTGATTTGAAAAAGCTGAGGAGTGGTGAAATCAGCATAGAAGATGGTTGTATTGAATGCAGACTTTGTGTTGAGAACTGCCCCACCAAAGCAATAAAAATATATCACGGAAAACCCGTTATAGATGAAGATAAATGCATTTACTGCGAAATTTGCTCGAAAATCTGCCCGATGGGTGTTATATCTGTCCGTTGCGATTCGTGCAGGATTTTCGACCAGAGAATTTACGCTGTCAGCGGGGCAGTGATGGTGGACGAACACTCGTGTTCAACCTGCGGGATGTGTGAAGAAGTCTGCCCCACCGGAGCGATCAGGGTTGACAGAATTTTTGAAGGAGAGCAGAGGTGGGAGAAAGAGAGATGCTATGAAGACTGCACGGTCTGCAGAGATATCTGTCCCAACAACGCAATCTCCTACAGCTACGAAGATGGTAAGGCTGTTATTTTCAGCGATAGATGTAATTTCTGCGGAACGTGCGAGAGATACTGTCCCGGAAGCGCAATAGAGATTGAGAGAAGATTGAAGGAAGAGATAGAAGTTGAATTTCGCAGGATAAGAGAGAAAAGGAAGAAAGAAATCAGAATCGGGGAAATCTGTATAGGGTGCGGTATCTGCGAGAGCATTTGTCCTGTCAGTAAGAATGGAAAGACAATTGAGATAGTTGAGGGTAAAGCTGAAGGTAGGGTGAGCGAATACTGCACAGCATGCGGACTTTGTGTTGTTAACTGCCCTGTTGAGACGATTTCTGTCAGGGAGTTGAAGGAGGAAACCTGA
- a CDS encoding DUF63 family protein, translating to MEWLWNFIKEYYIDSIVYKEGYNPVNTLTWAVILIIAVFAIYKFLEKRLEIDTRFVYANIPYIFLGSSVRVVEDAGFLKPPLSYVFMTPLIYILIFAIAFPALLISVKRFGREYYRPYSAVGIVLSLGVIVLLFTNLSVENGWIIPAGLALSLLGTFIFYLISPGPMKNQLSLLTIFSHMFDGFETYFGIAYLGYWELHVLPRILISTFGPAILPVVKFGVFFAILYLLDTSDEEEKLKNYIKFVLIVLGLAPGLRDGIRMMFGT from the coding sequence ATGGAGTGGTTGTGGAATTTTATTAAAGAGTACTATATTGATTCGATAGTCTACAAAGAGGGATACAATCCTGTGAACACACTTACGTGGGCAGTAATTTTGATTATCGCAGTTTTTGCAATTTACAAGTTCTTGGAAAAGAGACTGGAAATTGACACCAGGTTTGTCTATGCCAACATTCCGTACATATTTCTGGGGTCATCTGTAAGGGTTGTGGAGGATGCTGGTTTCCTCAAACCTCCCCTCTCCTATGTGTTCATGACACCACTCATTTACATCCTGATTTTTGCAATTGCATTTCCAGCCCTGCTTATATCAGTAAAGAGGTTTGGCAGGGAGTATTACAGACCTTATTCGGCTGTCGGCATCGTTCTGAGCCTCGGTGTGATTGTTTTACTCTTTACGAATCTTTCTGTAGAAAATGGCTGGATAATTCCGGCAGGATTGGCCCTTTCTTTGCTCGGTACCTTTATTTTTTATCTGATCTCTCCAGGGCCGATGAAGAATCAGTTGAGCCTTCTGACAATTTTCTCACACATGTTTGACGGATTTGAGACGTACTTCGGCATTGCGTACCTCGGTTACTGGGAACTCCACGTTCTGCCAAGAATTCTGATAAGCACGTTTGGTCCTGCAATCCTTCCGGTTGTGAAATTCGGTGTTTTTTTTGCCATTCTGTATCTTCTTGATACATCGGATGAGGAGGAAAAGCTAAAGAACTACATCAAGTTTGTCCTAATTGTTCTCGGACTGGCACCGGGTTTGAGGGACGGTATAAGGATGATGTTCGGAACATGA
- a CDS encoding SAM hydrolase/SAM-dependent halogenase family protein codes for MRIVTLLTDFGSYYPGVMKGVIWKLAPEAIIADITHEVEPQNIFQGAFLLYHSYRYFDGAIHVAVVDPGVGSGRRALAVLTRNNVFIGPDNGILYPSASEDGIVKVYEISESVSELVGTLSTTFHGRDVFAPAAALALRGKYEGYFKETDRMLRMDIFDYAVGEERIRCRVAFVDRFGNIVTNLRAEDVKAKAFYFGGVKFPVVRTYSEVDPGEPLALIGSFGTLELSVREGNASDLVGIRKGNVEIELEVV; via the coding sequence ATGAGGATCGTGACACTTCTAACGGACTTCGGGAGTTACTATCCGGGAGTGATGAAGGGTGTAATCTGGAAACTTGCTCCAGAAGCCATCATTGCGGACATAACTCATGAAGTTGAACCGCAGAACATCTTTCAGGGTGCTTTTCTGCTTTATCATTCCTACAGGTATTTCGACGGGGCGATCCATGTGGCAGTTGTTGATCCGGGTGTTGGTAGCGGGCGAAGGGCACTGGCCGTTTTGACTAGAAATAATGTTTTTATCGGGCCAGACAATGGAATACTCTATCCATCAGCTTCAGAGGACGGAATAGTTAAGGTCTACGAGATAAGCGAGAGTGTTTCAGAGCTCGTAGGAACTCTCTCGACAACCTTTCATGGCAGAGATGTGTTCGCTCCTGCAGCGGCTCTCGCTTTAAGGGGGAAATATGAGGGCTATTTTAAGGAGACGGATCGCATGCTAAGGATGGATATTTTCGATTATGCCGTGGGAGAGGAAAGAATCAGGTGCAGGGTGGCGTTTGTTGACAGGTTTGGCAATATTGTGACAAATCTCAGGGCTGAGGATGTGAAGGCAAAAGCCTTTTACTTTGGAGGGGTCAAGTTTCCGGTGGTGAGAACGTACTCTGAAGTTGATCCAGGTGAGCCGCTCGCCCTGATAGGAAGCTTCGGAACCCTTGAATTGAGTGTTAGAGAGGGCAATGCATCCGATTTGGTCGGGATCAGAAAGGGGAATGTTGAGATCGAACTGGAGGTCGTCTGA
- a CDS encoding DUF61 family protein produces the protein MDEKTLAKMIEAVNRHMPARTRNLEEMLREKDPTIRAKDGNEYYIEKKELEFIAQYVDELDRKRFRIPIILEMNDLGGERVIYVRDRLHAEFIKKAFGYDRILNGILTIYMYELPEIRRKLRTASQVIFRISLK, from the coding sequence ATGGATGAGAAAACCCTCGCAAAAATGATTGAAGCTGTAAACAGGCATATGCCTGCCAGGACAAGAAATCTTGAGGAGATGCTCAGAGAAAAGGACCCCACGATCAGAGCGAAGGATGGTAATGAATACTACATTGAGAAAAAAGAGCTTGAGTTCATCGCACAGTACGTGGATGAGCTGGACCGAAAAAGATTCAGAATACCGATAATTTTAGAAATGAACGATCTGGGTGGCGAGAGGGTCATATATGTAAGGGACAGGTTACATGCTGAGTTTATAAAAAAAGCCTTTGGTTACGACAGGATTCTGAACGGAATCCTGACGATCTACATGTATGAACTTCCGGAGATACGAAGAAAGCTCAGGACAGCCAGTCAGGTAATCTTTCGAATCTCTTTGAAATAG
- the glmM gene encoding phosphoglucosamine mutase, translated as MRAGGAGELFGTNGVRGIANSELTAELALDLGRTIGTLRPGKIAIACDTRISSSMLKSAVCAGIMSTGSDVVDMGVAPTPALQFYTKMTDCSAGVIVTASHNPREYNGIKFVQENGVEFYREMDEESERVYISKKFRLAEWSRVGQLYRDEMGINRYIDAIVNSVELDRSYRIAVDCGNGAGSFTTPEILRKLECEVYGINCNPDGKFPARNPEPVEESLDLLKKAVVDFRADLGVAHDGDADRAVFVDEKGNFVNEDVMLAIMAKYYVERNGGGIVVTPVSSSKCVEDVVREAGGEIIYTVVGSPVVAKVMIEKNAVFGGEGNGGLIFPEHLVARDGGMSVAKVLELMDSTGKKLSELAAEIPRYHIVKGKVECRDKKKLLEELKKEFPEANHIDGARIDFDDGWLLIRPSGTEPIARIYAEGKTARRAEELYEMGKKVVDRILGQ; from the coding sequence ATGAGGGCAGGTGGGGCAGGTGAACTCTTCGGCACAAACGGTGTTAGAGGAATTGCAAACTCCGAACTCACAGCCGAGCTGGCTCTGGATCTCGGAAGGACTATCGGTACACTGAGGCCTGGAAAAATAGCCATAGCATGTGATACGCGAATATCAAGCTCAATGCTCAAATCGGCTGTCTGTGCCGGAATCATGTCTACTGGAAGTGATGTTGTTGACATGGGTGTTGCTCCAACCCCAGCACTGCAGTTCTACACCAAAATGACGGATTGCAGTGCAGGTGTGATTGTAACAGCGAGCCATAACCCCAGAGAGTACAATGGAATAAAGTTTGTTCAGGAAAATGGAGTCGAGTTTTACAGGGAGATGGATGAGGAGAGCGAGAGAGTGTACATAAGCAAGAAATTTAGACTGGCAGAATGGAGCAGGGTTGGGCAGCTTTACAGAGATGAAATGGGGATAAATAGATATATAGATGCGATTGTCAACAGTGTTGAGCTTGACAGGAGCTACAGGATTGCAGTTGATTGTGGAAACGGTGCTGGTAGTTTCACAACTCCGGAAATACTCAGGAAACTTGAGTGCGAGGTCTACGGTATAAACTGCAATCCTGACGGAAAGTTTCCGGCAAGAAATCCGGAACCAGTTGAAGAGTCTCTTGACCTGCTTAAAAAAGCGGTTGTTGATTTTCGTGCAGATCTGGGTGTAGCGCATGATGGTGATGCTGACAGGGCTGTTTTTGTTGATGAAAAAGGGAATTTCGTAAACGAGGACGTCATGCTGGCTATTATGGCCAAGTACTATGTTGAGAGGAACGGTGGAGGGATAGTGGTAACTCCGGTATCGTCTTCAAAATGTGTTGAGGATGTGGTTAGGGAGGCAGGTGGTGAAATCATCTACACGGTTGTCGGTTCACCAGTTGTTGCGAAGGTGATGATAGAGAAAAATGCTGTTTTTGGTGGGGAAGGTAATGGTGGTCTGATATTTCCCGAGCATCTCGTTGCGAGAGATGGAGGTATGAGCGTTGCGAAGGTTCTCGAGTTAATGGACTCGACAGGGAAAAAGCTGAGTGAGCTTGCCGCAGAGATACCCCGGTACCATATTGTTAAGGGAAAAGTGGAGTGCAGGGACAAGAAAAAGCTGCTGGAAGAACTGAAAAAAGAGTTTCCAGAGGCCAATCACATAGACGGGGCCAGAATCGATTTTGATGATGGGTGGTTGCTGATCAGACCCTCCGGAACGGAACCCATTGCAAGAATCTATGCTGAAGGAAAAACAGCCAGAAGGGCAGAGGAGCTTTATGAGATGGGTAAAAAAGTTGTTGATAGGATTTTAGGTCAGTAG